The Flavobacterium sp. 102 genomic interval TTTGGATTGTTCACTATTGCTCTAGCAATAGCAACGCGTTTCTGCATTCCACCGGAAAGCTCAGAAGGTTTTTTATGATGAGCCTCTTTCAAATCCACTCTTTCAATTACAAAATCTACACGCTTTTTTATCTCAGCAGCCGATTTTTTGGTGAACATCTTCAATGGAAAACCTACATTTTCTTCCACGGTCATACTGTCAAAAAGGGCACTTCCTTGAAATACCATTCCGATTTCGGTGCGCAATGCTCTTTTCTCATCAGCAGTCAAATCGGAGTATATTCTTCCGTCAAAAGCGATTGTGCCTTTGTCTGGTGTGTGGATTCCGAGTAAACTTTTTAGCAAAACTGTTTTCCCTGAACCACTTTGTCCAATAATCAAATTGGTTTTTCCGGTCTCAAAAATGGTGGAAATCCCTTTTAATACTTTGGTGTCGCCAAATGACTTTTCGATGTTTTTTATTTCTATCATTAGGTCAAAAGTAATTGCGTTAATATATAATTTGTCAAAATGATGGTTACCGAAGTCCAAACAAACGAAACCGTACTCGCTTTACCAACTTCTAAAGCGCCGCCTTTCATATAATAGCCATGAAACGATGGAATGGTGGCCAATAGCATGGCAAAAACAAAAGTTTTAATAAAGGCATATGCAATATGGAAGGGAATAAATTCTTGTTGAATACCAATAACAAATTCGTTGCTTGAAGCAAATCCGCCATAAACACAAGCAATATAACCGCCAAAAACACCTAGAAACATGGCGATTCCAATTACAAAAGGATAGAGCAGAAGGGCGATAATTTTGGGAAAAACCAAATAGTTTAAAGAATTCACGCCCATTACTTCCAAAGCATCAATTTGCTCCGTAACACGCATCGTTCCTATACTCGAAGTAATAAATGAACCCATTTTTCCCGCCATAATGATGGAGATAAAGGTTGGGGCAAATTCTAAAATAACTGATTGTCTGGTTGCAAAACCGATGAGGTATTTCGGAATCAAAGGATTGGTCAAATTTAATGCCGTTTGAATGGCAACTACACCACCAACGAAAAAAGAAATAAAGCAAACAATCCCAAGTGAATCAATGATTAGATCATCAATCTCCTTGAAAATTAAGGTTCTCATGACCGACCATTTCGTGGGTTTGTTAAATACTTCTTTCAACATTAAGAAATATTTTCCTATTTGGGATAAATAGCGAACGAGCATCATTTTTTAGTATTCAGTGTTCAGTTTATAGTAAGCAGTAAAAATACTATATTTTACTTGATAGGTACATTAAAAGGTTAAAACAATTTCTTTTTCATCTTTTTCCAACGGTAGTTTCTGATGAATTGTGCTTGTTCTTTGGTTACCAATAACGGTTTATTAGCCGATTTGGCTCTCCAAAATCCTCTGATATAGTCGATAAAAAGTAATGGTTTTCCTTTTCGCATCGCCAATTTTAAAGAAGCAATAGAAGTGATGAAAAAACCATAGCCTAAAGAATAAAACGCTTCGCCTTGTTTGTAACGCGCGGTTTTGTTATAATTGGCTCCGGTGGGTTTGAGGTGTTTTACTTTTAAAGTTTCATCGGTAACGACTTTCCAGTTATAGAATTTGCAAAGCAGTTCGTCCACCGTGTCCCAACCCATAGCCGGTTTTAATCCTCCAATTTGTTCAAAAGTGGCTTTTCGGTAAGCCTTAAAAGCACCACGGATATGGTCTTTATCGGTTAGGTTTTCCAGAATCCAGTCGCCGTTTTTTTCAATATAAGCAAAGCCGCCCACCATTCCGATTTTCTCGTCCGATTGAAAATGTTGGATAATGATTTCGAAATAATTGGAAGGAAAAATCAAATCGGCATCGGCTTTTACAATCAAATCATAATGGTCGTCCAAGGTTTCCAGGCCTTTTTGAAAAGCCTGAATCACTTTGCTTCCGGGCAAATGAATGGCATCGGAAGTTTTGTTAACCAATGAAATCCAAGGGTGTTTTTGGGCGAAAGCCAAAACAATTGCAGCAGTTTTGTCTGTAGAATTGTCATTTACTATCACGGCTTTGGCAGGCAAAATAGTTTGCTCGACTAACGATTGTAAGGTTAGTGATATAAACTTTTCTTCGTTGTGTGATGGAATGACGATGTAGTAGTTCATTATCTTGCAAAATCTCGCAAAGCCGCAAAGCCGCAAAGTTTAATTGTTATTTGTAAATTCTTCTAGCTTCTGATTTTTTCGGCATAAACTAAATAATATCTTGGAGTGAAATATCTTAGCAATGGTCTAAAACCTAATTTTTTCACCGGATGTGTAAATTTCACGCGGTCAACAATTTTCCAACCGGTTTTTTCTAATAACCAATCCAATTGCCAATCTTCAAATTCGTGGTAATGTCTGTCCCACATATCGGTTTTGCTGCGGTAAGCCGGAGAAAACCATAATCGTAACGGAATCGAGATTAATATTTTATCCGCTTTTACATTTTCCAAAACGGTGTACGGATTGAGTAAGTGTTCGAAAATTTCAAACGCCGTAAATACTTGGTAGCTTTCATTCTGCAAAGCCCTTTGGTCATTGTCAACGTCTTCGCCTTTAGTATTGATAACGGTATAGCCATTTTCTTCCATGATTTTGGAAAACGGATTCGGCACGCCTAAATCTAAAATGGTTTCAGAAGCGGCAATGTGTTTTTTTAAAAACTGAAGGGTAATGTTAAAGCGTTTACTCGGATAGGTCTTCTCGTACATGATTAGGAAATTGGATTACAAATTTACTTTTTTCTCTCAACTTCCAACTTCCAACTTCCAACTTTTTTACATTCTATACACAATCGCATTCACATTCATTCCGGCGCCAACCGAAGCAAAAAGAACCACATCGCCTTTTTGGATAGCATGATTGTCGAGATGGCCTTTTACCAATAAATCATACAAGGTTGGAACGGTTGCTACACTTGAATTTCCTAATTTATGAATACTCATTGGCATAATGTCTTCCGGGGTTGCTTGTCCGAACAGCTTGTAGAATCGTTGAACAATGGCTTCGTCCATTTTTTCATTGGCTTGATGGATCAACACTTTCTTGATGTCATTGATATGAACACCACTTGCTTCCACACATTCTTTCATGGCTTTGGGCACCTGACTTAAAGCGAATTCATATATTTTTCTACCATGCATTTTGATGTAACGCACATCGGGATCATGGGTTTTATTGAACGAGTTTCCAAAGAACAAATAGTACGCTTCGTCGTAAGTAAAGGTAGCACTTTCATGAGCCAAAATTCCGCCTGCTTCTTCCGTAGCTTCAATAATGGTTGCGCCTGCGCCATCAGAATAAATCATGCTGTCGCGGTCGTGCTTGTCGACTACTCGAGATAAAGTTTCCGCACCAATGACTAAGCATTTTTTAGCCATTCCGGCTTTGATAAACGCTTGTGCTTGAATAACACCTTCAATCCATCCCGGACAACCGAAAAGCATATCGTAGCAAACACATTTTGGGTTTTTGATGCGCAAATCAAATTTGAC includes:
- a CDS encoding ABC transporter ATP-binding protein gives rise to the protein MIEIKNIEKSFGDTKVLKGISTIFETGKTNLIIGQSGSGKTVLLKSLLGIHTPDKGTIAFDGRIYSDLTADEKRALRTEIGMVFQGSALFDSMTVEENVGFPLKMFTKKSAAEIKKRVDFVIERVDLKEAHHKKPSELSGGMQKRVAIARAIVNNPKYLFCDEPNSGLDPKTAIIIDNLIHEITVEYNITTVINTHDMNSVMEIGEKIIFLKQGILAWEGTKKEIFKTDNEAITDFVYSSNLFKKIRKAQNKGDM
- a CDS encoding ABC transporter permease, which produces MMLVRYLSQIGKYFLMLKEVFNKPTKWSVMRTLIFKEIDDLIIDSLGIVCFISFFVGGVVAIQTALNLTNPLIPKYLIGFATRQSVILEFAPTFISIIMAGKMGSFITSSIGTMRVTEQIDALEVMGVNSLNYLVFPKIIALLLYPFVIGIAMFLGVFGGYIACVYGGFASSNEFVIGIQQEFIPFHIAYAFIKTFVFAMLLATIPSFHGYYMKGGALEVGKASTVSFVWTSVTIILTNYILTQLLLT
- a CDS encoding glycosyltransferase family 2 protein, whose amino-acid sequence is MNYYIVIPSHNEEKFISLTLQSLVEQTILPAKAVIVNDNSTDKTAAIVLAFAQKHPWISLVNKTSDAIHLPGSKVIQAFQKGLETLDDHYDLIVKADADLIFPSNYFEIIIQHFQSDEKIGMVGGFAYIEKNGDWILENLTDKDHIRGAFKAYRKATFEQIGGLKPAMGWDTVDELLCKFYNWKVVTDETLKVKHLKPTGANYNKTARYKQGEAFYSLGYGFFITSIASLKLAMRKGKPLLFIDYIRGFWRAKSANKPLLVTKEQAQFIRNYRWKKMKKKLF
- a CDS encoding methyltransferase; this translates as MYEKTYPSKRFNITLQFLKKHIAASETILDLGVPNPFSKIMEENGYTVINTKGEDVDNDQRALQNESYQVFTAFEIFEHLLNPYTVLENVKADKILISIPLRLWFSPAYRSKTDMWDRHYHEFEDWQLDWLLEKTGWKIVDRVKFTHPVKKLGFRPLLRYFTPRYYLVYAEKIRS
- a CDS encoding 3-oxoacyl-ACP synthase III family protein; protein product: MNIKITGSGSYIPTEIVTNTDFTKHIFLNDDGSPFPLPNEVITEKFYDITGIEERRYVTDDLLTSDIATIAARKAIEDSGIDPETLDYIIFAHNFGNVKKGAIQTDLLPSLATRVKFDLRIKNPKCVCYDMLFGCPGWIEGVIQAQAFIKAGMAKKCLVIGAETLSRVVDKHDRDSMIYSDGAGATIIEATEEAGGILAHESATFTYDEAYYLFFGNSFNKTHDPDVRYIKMHGRKIYEFALSQVPKAMKECVEASGVHINDIKKVLIHQANEKMDEAIVQRFYKLFGQATPEDIMPMSIHKLGNSSVATVPTLYDLLVKGHLDNHAIQKGDVVLFASVGAGMNVNAIVYRM